Proteins encoded in a region of the Methanoculleus sp. SDB genome:
- a CDS encoding potassium transporter TrkA — MPDPSPNGATPKIKYIILGCGSIGYNVVDELLKETEDILIIDHDDKRVEDLLDQKYEAISRDLRDPALLDGLPVPGVVFVLSSDKEANLAAVKTIKEKYPSTYVIARALDPVSVGLLEQAGADIVLYPQEVIARTAVHHIRKLRSSRLARRLYNILAAWEGTLGIVTHTNPDPDAISSAMALCSIAKDATDGRIECRIFYDGNIGHQENRAFVNLLDIKMERLTPDALAECGHIALVDAPAPGVNNALDKDSHISIIIDHHHNGDAVPNADFFDIRPGLGATASIFTQYLQELDIPVEKNVATALLYGIKADTRDFSRNTTPSDLHFAAFLLPLTDAELLGRITSPSMGQETLDVLGNAIRNRRIRNGYLFSNIGYVRNRDAVPQAADLLINLEGVNTALVYGITDAAITLSARNKDIRLHIGNVMHEAFSDIGEGGGHATMAAAVIPLAIFSMVKNKEELLSLVIDPILRKFMKLVGIEDEEANEV, encoded by the coding sequence ATGCCTGATCCGTCTCCGAATGGAGCTACACCAAAAATCAAATATATCATACTCGGGTGTGGGAGCATCGGGTACAACGTCGTGGACGAACTCCTGAAGGAAACGGAAGACATCCTCATCATCGACCACGATGATAAGCGGGTCGAAGACCTGCTGGATCAAAAATACGAGGCGATATCGCGCGACCTCAGGGATCCTGCCCTGCTTGACGGGCTGCCGGTTCCGGGTGTCGTGTTCGTCCTCTCCAGCGATAAGGAGGCAAACCTCGCCGCCGTCAAGACCATCAAGGAGAAGTACCCCTCCACGTACGTCATCGCCCGTGCCCTGGACCCGGTCAGCGTCGGGCTGCTGGAGCAGGCGGGTGCCGATATCGTGCTCTATCCGCAGGAAGTCATCGCCAGAACCGCGGTGCACCATATCAGAAAACTGCGGTCGTCACGGCTGGCACGGCGCCTCTACAATATTCTTGCCGCGTGGGAAGGGACGCTCGGGATCGTCACCCATACAAATCCCGACCCGGACGCCATCTCAAGCGCCATGGCACTCTGTTCGATTGCAAAGGACGCGACCGACGGCAGGATCGAGTGCCGCATCTTTTATGACGGCAATATCGGGCATCAGGAGAACCGGGCGTTTGTAAACCTTCTCGATATCAAGATGGAGCGCCTGACTCCGGATGCGCTCGCAGAATGCGGCCATATCGCGCTGGTGGACGCACCCGCCCCGGGCGTCAACAACGCCCTCGACAAGGACTCCCACATCAGCATCATCATCGACCACCACCATAACGGGGATGCCGTCCCGAACGCCGACTTTTTTGATATCCGCCCCGGCCTGGGCGCCACGGCGAGCATTTTCACGCAGTACCTGCAGGAGCTCGATATCCCGGTCGAGAAAAACGTTGCAACAGCGCTTCTGTACGGGATAAAGGCGGATACTCGTGACTTCTCCCGGAACACCACCCCCTCGGACCTGCATTTTGCCGCATTCCTCCTGCCGCTGACCGACGCCGAACTGCTCGGCCGCATCACCTCGCCCTCGATGGGGCAGGAGACGCTCGATGTGCTCGGGAATGCGATCAGGAACCGCAGGATCCGGAACGGGTATCTCTTCTCCAACATCGGGTATGTGCGCAACCGGGATGCAGTGCCGCAGGCAGCGGACCTCCTCATCAATCTCGAAGGGGTGAACACGGCGCTTGTCTACGGCATCACCGATGCGGCCATCACCCTCTCCGCCCGCAACAAGGACATCAGGCTGCACATCGGAAACGTCATGCACGAAGCCTTCTCCGACATCGGCGAAGGGGGCGGCCATGCCACGATGGCGGCGGCGGTCATTCCTCTCGCCATCTTTTCCATGGTGAAAAACAAGGAAGAGCTCCTTTCACTGGTCATCGATCCGATCCTCAGGAAGTTCATGAAACTGGTGGGAATCGAGGACGAGGAAGCGAATGAGGTTTGA
- a CDS encoding multidrug ABC transporter ATP-binding protein, whose amino-acid sequence MIHARSLVKKYNGAAALDGVSFDLEEHGIFGVIGHNGAGKTTLLKILAGLMAPTSGTYHIDSIDVVAHPDVLKEKLGYLPEESRLYETMTVDGYLTFFGEIYGLDHATIAERSDILLSSLSLEAGGKRIGELSKGMRRKVAIARSLIHEPSLLIYDEPTSGLDPMTSRYISEYLRDLRTRQKKTIVLSAHNLYQVEEICDKVMILRRGKEVAFGTMDELRETFGTLTYEIHFTMDDTRCLTGVLEYREEHGAYVAVVHDVDALNEVTACIAEGNGRVKKIESKYPSLEEMLVKIGK is encoded by the coding sequence ATGATCCACGCCCGCTCGCTTGTGAAAAAATACAACGGGGCTGCCGCCCTCGACGGCGTCAGTTTCGACCTCGAGGAGCACGGGATATTCGGCGTGATCGGGCACAACGGTGCGGGGAAGACGACCCTCCTGAAAATTCTCGCCGGCCTGATGGCGCCCACGTCGGGGACCTACCACATCGACAGCATCGACGTCGTCGCCCATCCGGACGTCCTGAAAGAGAAACTGGGGTATCTCCCCGAGGAGTCGAGGCTCTACGAGACCATGACGGTCGACGGGTACCTCACCTTTTTCGGCGAGATTTACGGCCTCGACCATGCAACGATTGCCGAGAGGTCCGACATCCTCCTCTCCTCCCTCTCCCTCGAGGCGGGCGGAAAACGGATCGGAGAGCTCTCGAAGGGAATGCGCCGGAAAGTGGCGATCGCCCGCTCGCTGATTCACGAACCCTCTCTCTTGATCTACGACGAACCGACATCAGGGCTTGATCCGATGACATCCCGGTATATCAGCGAGTACCTCCGGGATCTCCGCACGCGGCAGAAGAAGACGATCGTGCTCTCAGCCCACAACCTCTATCAGGTGGAGGAGATCTGCGACAAAGTCATGATTCTGCGGCGGGGAAAGGAGGTCGCGTTCGGGACCATGGACGAACTCCGGGAGACGTTCGGTACCCTGACCTACGAGATCCACTTCACGATGGACGACACCCGCTGCCTCACGGGTGTTCTGGAATACCGCGAGGAGCACGGGGCGTACGTCGCCGTCGTGCATGACGTCGACGCACTCAACGAGGTGACCGCCTGCATTGCTGAAGGCAACGGCAGGGTGAAAAAGATAGAGTCAAAGTACCCGAGCCTCGAGGAGATGCTCGTGAAGATTGGCAAATGA
- a CDS encoding ABC transporter yields the protein MRETLLAVWTIARWEIARSITTMSRDVLPIAIALFVLLVAVTGFASQSGVHLQDGMYDLGVDDPGVARIFAGDERFAVYRADAATLTVVRASFDLVIIDGRVSAPSTEKGRSALRALSRDYTRYEAFVYNQQEDLFASYPLWIDTLEVKSELDFIATQGGQPVGAGLYGRRRPVPDGPVIPIDPPSATIDVSREDLRRELIAVAGSDSQISRYSDILSPDTGPGMFKTPSQLSPPLPFDSIILVFVFIFPLYFTSQFFMMSVMNERVERRGEILLSTPLKAWQIIAGKGLPYLVVMLGISAILALANGAPLIILLPLLPVILFFLANALIIGMVARSFKELSFISIFFSTIATSYLFFPSIFANVHVISLISPLTLIVLQMQGDGFTALDYMYSTSLFWLTSAVLFYVGTVNFTEERLFTLHTLTVRIREFIGTGISLSRPYTSLFLISLFSIPFVFMAQLMLLVLLFNLPMPLSLILLLVAAAFIEELAKSIGVYTLVANVPDFFSWKRVLAASAAVAAGFLIGEKALLFATLAQISDSIFGAVLFASLQVLWIPLTLHFIGILTTAAVLRTWGRRAYLPGLCAATVVHTLYNLSFILGWI from the coding sequence ATGCGCGAAACGCTGCTTGCTGTCTGGACGATTGCCCGATGGGAAATCGCACGCTCAATCACTACGATGAGCCGCGATGTGCTGCCGATCGCCATCGCCCTTTTCGTGCTGCTCGTGGCGGTGACAGGATTCGCATCGCAGAGCGGGGTCCACCTGCAGGACGGCATGTACGACCTGGGGGTCGACGATCCCGGTGTCGCCCGCATTTTTGCCGGTGACGAGAGATTCGCCGTGTACCGGGCCGACGCCGCCACCCTGACGGTGGTACGGGCGAGCTTCGATCTCGTCATCATCGACGGCAGGGTGTCCGCCCCCTCCACCGAGAAGGGACGGTCCGCACTCCGTGCGCTCTCCCGGGACTACACCCGGTACGAGGCGTTTGTATACAACCAGCAGGAGGACCTCTTCGCTTCATACCCGCTCTGGATCGACACGCTCGAGGTGAAGAGCGAACTGGACTTCATCGCCACCCAGGGCGGCCAGCCGGTCGGCGCAGGACTCTACGGCCGGCGCCGGCCGGTGCCGGACGGTCCGGTGATCCCGATCGATCCCCCCTCGGCAACGATTGATGTTTCCCGGGAAGACCTCAGGCGGGAGCTGATCGCGGTTGCCGGCTCAGACAGCCAGATTTCGCGGTACAGCGATATTCTCTCACCCGACACAGGGCCCGGGATGTTCAAGACACCGTCCCAGCTCTCCCCGCCGCTGCCGTTCGACTCGATCATCCTCGTCTTCGTCTTCATCTTCCCCCTCTACTTCACATCCCAGTTCTTCATGATGAGCGTCATGAACGAGCGTGTCGAGCGGCGGGGCGAGATTCTCCTCTCGACACCCCTCAAAGCGTGGCAGATCATCGCGGGAAAAGGGCTCCCGTACCTCGTGGTCATGCTCGGCATCTCCGCGATACTTGCACTCGCAAACGGCGCACCCCTCATCATCCTCCTTCCGCTCCTGCCGGTCATCCTCTTCTTCCTCGCAAATGCCCTCATCATCGGGATGGTGGCACGCAGCTTCAAGGAGCTCTCGTTTATTTCCATCTTCTTCTCCACCATCGCGACATCGTACCTCTTCTTCCCGAGCATCTTCGCAAACGTTCACGTCATCAGCCTGATCTCGCCCCTCACCCTGATCGTCCTCCAGATGCAGGGCGACGGATTTACGGCTCTCGACTATATGTACTCGACCTCGCTCTTCTGGCTGACGAGCGCCGTGCTCTTCTATGTCGGCACCGTCAACTTCACCGAGGAACGCCTCTTCACGCTTCACACCCTGACCGTCCGCATCCGCGAGTTCATCGGGACGGGCATCTCTCTCTCCCGCCCGTACACCTCGCTCTTCCTCATCAGCCTCTTTTCCATTCCCTTCGTTTTCATGGCGCAGCTGATGCTGCTGGTGCTCCTCTTCAACCTGCCGATGCCCCTGTCGCTGATCCTGCTGCTCGTTGCAGCGGCATTCATCGAGGAACTGGCGAAATCGATCGGCGTGTACACGCTTGTTGCGAACGTGCCGGATTTCTTCTCATGGAAGCGGGTCCTCGCCGCATCGGCGGCAGTGGCCGCGGGGTTCCTCATCGGGGAAAAGGCGCTCCTGTTCGCAACGCTTGCGCAGATCTCGGACTCCATCTTCGGGGCGGTGCTGTTTGCCAGCCTGCAGGTACTCTGGATACCCTTAACGCTCCACTTCATCGGAATACTTACCACCGCTGCTGTGCTCCGGACCTGGGGGCGGCGGGCATATCTCCCGGGACTCTGCGCTGCAACCGTCGTACATACGCTCTATAACCTCTCGTTCATACTGGGGTGGATCTGA
- a CDS encoding sodium ABC transporter permease: protein MNARHAGIIAKKELKGLYSEKTIILAILLQLFIAMFSTFLMVGLASMYDPDSVGRLSTIRYPIAYTGEDSLLVDYLTARDDLIVYEMDLDTAVTALGERKLSAVVWAPETAPDADDPIKITLYTIQNDIQSTVINVKLKEVFLAYESDLREIRAFRLDVQPFPLDFPPSEPGSNFYEFVYGLLIPLLVFMPAIISSALIIDLITEEYQHDTLETLMSTPVTFTEMIWGKVAACLAIVPVQSGAWLLLLTVNGIAIANAVPILLHVTAGSMAMILLGAVTALHYRDRTNAQFIFSTALVVVILFVLALPYNPLNLIVRLAVDAIGAEHWLFLAAVIAVTALGASVTNRYAARIGTRIFQKG, encoded by the coding sequence ATGAACGCACGCCACGCGGGGATCATTGCGAAAAAGGAACTGAAAGGGCTGTATAGCGAAAAAACAATTATTCTTGCGATACTGCTCCAGCTCTTCATCGCCATGTTCTCCACGTTCCTGATGGTGGGTCTTGCGTCCATGTACGATCCCGACTCGGTGGGAAGGCTCTCGACAATCAGGTATCCCATCGCCTATACCGGCGAAGACAGCCTGCTCGTCGATTACCTGACGGCACGCGATGACCTCATCGTGTACGAGATGGATCTCGACACGGCCGTCACGGCGCTCGGCGAACGCAAGCTCAGCGCGGTCGTGTGGGCCCCGGAAACGGCGCCGGATGCGGACGATCCAATTAAAATAACACTCTATACCATCCAGAACGACATCCAGTCGACCGTCATCAATGTCAAACTCAAGGAGGTCTTCCTCGCGTACGAAAGCGATCTCCGGGAGATCCGGGCTTTCCGGCTTGACGTGCAGCCGTTCCCGCTCGATTTCCCGCCGTCCGAACCCGGCAGCAACTTCTATGAATTCGTTTACGGGCTCCTCATACCGCTCCTCGTCTTTATGCCCGCCATCATATCGTCGGCCCTGATCATCGACCTGATCACGGAGGAGTACCAGCACGACACGCTCGAGACGCTTATGTCCACACCGGTGACCTTTACCGAGATGATCTGGGGGAAAGTCGCCGCGTGCCTTGCCATCGTCCCCGTCCAGTCGGGTGCATGGCTCCTCCTCCTGACGGTAAACGGCATCGCGATAGCGAATGCCGTCCCGATTCTCCTGCATGTCACCGCCGGTTCGATGGCGATGATCCTGCTCGGTGCGGTCACAGCGCTCCACTACCGGGACCGGACAAACGCCCAGTTCATCTTCTCCACGGCACTGGTGGTCGTCATCCTCTTCGTGCTCGCACTCCCCTATAATCCTCTCAACCTGATCGTCCGCCTCGCTGTCGACGCAATCGGAGCTGAGCACTGGCTTTTCCTTGCGGCAGTCATTGCCGTTACCGCACTCGGAGCCTCTGTCACGAATCGCTATGCGGCACGGATCGGGACACGGATTTTTCAGAAGGGGTAA